A stretch of DNA from Granulicella pectinivorans:
ATCGCTTCGGTCCTTGCCTTCGTTCTCATGGACTGAATATTTCCGAGCGCGATATCCACTTGCCCGTCTATGGGAGTAGAAGGACACTATGGCGCTGGCGATCGGGGAATTCAGCTTGGGATGGTTCGGACGGGAGGAGACGCAGGACCAGCCGGACATCGCCGGACTCGTCCGCGACTTCAACGGCCTGCTCTATCGCGTCGCTTACTCCGTCGTCCGCAACCCAAGCGAGGCCGAAGACGTCGTGCAGGAGACCTTCCTGCGCGTCATCGAGCACCGTGGAAAGCTGGCCGGTATCCGTGAGATGAAGCCATGGCTCGTACGCATCTGCTGGAACCTCGCGTTAGACCGCAAGCGGCGCATCCGGCCGGATCAGATGGACGATGCCGCAGCGGCAGAGCTCGTCTCACGTGACCTGGGCGCGGAGGCTCAGATCGCGATCGCCCGCGATGTAGCCATGGTCCTGAAGGCACTCGACAAGCTGCCCGCCGCCGAGAAGGCCTGTCTGCTGTTGTGCGCGGTCGAAGAGTTGACCACGGCGGAGGTAGCCGTGGTGCTGGGCAAGAGTGAATCCAGTGTGCGCTCGCTGATCTTCCGGGCGAGAACCCACTTGAAGCAGCGGTTAGGAGGTGCGATATGAACGACGAACGGTTAGACCAAGCCTTGAAGACCCTAAGCAGTGCCGAAGCTCCCGAGTGCCTCGAGCAGCGCGTTCTGCGCCGTCTGGAGACGCAACGCGTGGAGGCTCCGCAAGGACGCCGCTGGCTCATCCCGGCCTGCGCGCTTGGTGCGTGTGCGGTTGTTGCTCTAGTCGTCGGCATACGGTTCCATCGTGCTTCACCTGTGCCGCTTGTTCCAGCTGCAGCGAACGCCCTCCCTTCGCAGGATTTGGCTCGGAGTGGAGCACTCATCGCTTCGCGCAGGTCGATTCCTTTGCGCAGGCCCCACCTCGTCATGAAACCCACGGTTGAGGCCT
This window harbors:
- a CDS encoding RNA polymerase sigma factor, which produces MALAIGEFSLGWFGREETQDQPDIAGLVRDFNGLLYRVAYSVVRNPSEAEDVVQETFLRVIEHRGKLAGIREMKPWLVRICWNLALDRKRRIRPDQMDDAAAAELVSRDLGAEAQIAIARDVAMVLKALDKLPAAEKACLLLCAVEELTTAEVAVVLGKSESSVRSLIFRARTHLKQRLGGAI